From the Polynucleobacter sp. MWH-UH35A genome, one window contains:
- the lpxC gene encoding UDP-3-O-acyl-N-acetylglucosamine deacetylase, giving the protein MMKQRTIATPVKTVGIGLHSGRKVTISIKSAPVNSGVQFVRVDTPEQSVVPATALAVCDTRLASVIQKDGVRVSTVEHLLSACAGLGLDNLLIELDGEEVPIMDGSAASFLFLIESAGIAEQEAPRQFVVIKKPVEVREGDKLARLEPFFGFKLDFTIDFKHPAVDKTGQRFVVDFAEQAYRSEIGRARTFGFAHEVEALREMGLARGGSLDNAIVLDEHRILNNEELRYEDEFVRHKILDAIGDLYLIGHPIVGAYVAEKSGHALNNALLRKLLEDPSSYEISAFAENKAPIAYSQESQPLFF; this is encoded by the coding sequence ATGATGAAGCAACGCACTATCGCCACTCCGGTAAAAACCGTGGGGATTGGCTTGCACTCTGGTCGCAAGGTGACGATTTCTATTAAGTCAGCACCAGTAAATTCAGGGGTTCAGTTTGTTAGGGTTGACACACCCGAGCAGTCGGTTGTTCCCGCAACGGCCTTAGCCGTTTGTGATACAAGACTAGCTTCTGTCATTCAGAAAGATGGCGTGCGTGTTTCCACTGTGGAGCACTTGCTATCAGCCTGCGCTGGTCTCGGTTTGGATAACTTATTAATTGAGTTGGATGGCGAAGAAGTCCCCATCATGGATGGTAGTGCCGCCTCATTTTTATTCTTAATTGAATCTGCAGGGATTGCTGAACAAGAGGCACCGCGTCAATTTGTAGTCATTAAAAAACCTGTAGAGGTTCGTGAGGGCGACAAGCTTGCGCGTCTAGAGCCCTTCTTTGGATTTAAGCTAGATTTCACAATTGACTTCAAGCATCCAGCTGTGGATAAAACGGGTCAACGGTTTGTAGTAGATTTTGCGGAACAAGCCTACCGCAGTGAGATTGGTCGTGCTCGCACATTTGGCTTTGCTCACGAAGTAGAGGCATTACGTGAAATGGGTTTAGCACGCGGTGGAAGTTTAGATAATGCGATTGTTTTAGATGAGCACCGCATCTTAAATAATGAAGAGCTTCGTTATGAAGATGAATTTGTGCGTCATAAAATTCTTGATGCAATCGGCGACTTGTACTTGATTGGTCATCCGATTGTTGGGGCTTATGTTGCCGAGAAGTCAGGTCATGCTCTCAATAACGCACTTTTACGTAAGCTTTTGGAAGACCCAAGCTCTTACGAAATCAGCGCTTTTGCTGAAAATAAGGCTCCGATAGCCTACTCTCAAGAAAGCCAACCCCTCTTTTTCTAG
- the secA gene encoding preprotein translocase subunit SecA: MVIGLLKTLVGSRNDRLLKQYRKVVAKVGAFEASLQSLDDAALAAKTAEFRARLAAGESLDDIAAEAFAVVREASVRVMKMRHFDAQMLGGLALHHGKIAEMGTGEGKTLTATLPVYLNALTGKGVHVVTVNDYLAQRDAEWMSKLYNFLGMKVGVNLSQMDHTTKQEAYAADITYGTNNEFGFDYLRDNMVQDLGQRVQRGLAYAIVDEVDSILIDEARTPLIISGQAEDHTDLYVKINALPSHLERQIGEEKADGTGVEKPGDYWVDEKSQQVYLTEQGHDKAEAVLVQLGALNDGDSLYAPQNITLMHHVYAALRAHSLYHRDQHYVVQNGEVIIVDEFTGRLMQGRRWSDGLHQAVEAKEKVQIQNENQTLATITFQNYFRMYGKLAGMTGTADTEAYEFKEIYNLETVVIPPNRISQRKDKQDQIYKSSRERYDAVIKDIQDCYERGQPVLVGTTSIENSELIAQLLDQRKLPHQVLNAKQHAREAEIIAQAGRPKMITIATNMAGRGTDIVLGGNVGKQSSLIEADSSLSDAEKAAKIKQLQDEWQGIHDQVLAAGGLHIIGTERHESRRIDNQLRGRSGRQGDPGSSRFYLSLDDALLRIFAGDRLRAVMDRLKMPDGEPIEAGMVTRSIESAQRKVEGRNFDIRKQLLEYDNVANDQRKETYRLRNEVLESADIGDLIANLREDVLRSVCSVYVPLESMEEQWDLAGLENVLASEWGLVIDLRKWVENAQTVDDGEIVERVLQAAKDAYDAKVELSGRESFASFERSVLLYSLDSHWREHLAALDHLRQGIHLRGYAQKDPKQEYRREAFELYGELLNVIKNDVVKSIMTVQIRSASELDQASESMNDDLAKLSEVQYQHADPEREVAGSTGDRGAAIDIQPAPLRTGPKVGRNDPCTCGSGKKYKNCCGALS; encoded by the coding sequence ATGGTAATCGGTCTTCTTAAAACCCTGGTCGGCAGTCGTAACGACCGCCTCTTAAAACAGTATCGCAAAGTCGTTGCCAAGGTCGGCGCTTTTGAGGCGAGCCTGCAATCTTTGGATGATGCTGCACTTGCTGCCAAAACTGCGGAATTCAGAGCTCGTCTGGCTGCGGGAGAGTCCTTGGACGACATTGCTGCGGAAGCCTTTGCAGTGGTGCGAGAGGCCAGTGTTCGCGTGATGAAGATGCGTCATTTTGATGCACAGATGCTTGGTGGTTTGGCTTTGCATCACGGCAAAATTGCCGAGATGGGTACCGGCGAAGGAAAAACCTTAACCGCTACTCTGCCGGTCTACTTAAATGCATTAACCGGCAAAGGTGTGCATGTTGTCACTGTGAATGATTATTTGGCACAGCGTGACGCTGAGTGGATGTCTAAGTTATATAACTTCTTGGGCATGAAGGTGGGCGTGAATTTATCCCAAATGGATCACACCACTAAGCAAGAAGCCTATGCTGCCGACATCACTTACGGTACCAATAACGAATTTGGTTTCGACTACTTGCGCGACAACATGGTTCAGGATTTGGGTCAGCGAGTTCAGCGTGGCTTAGCTTATGCAATCGTTGATGAGGTTGACTCCATTCTGATTGATGAAGCTCGTACACCATTAATCATTTCTGGTCAGGCGGAAGATCACACCGATCTTTACGTCAAGATTAATGCATTGCCTTCGCACTTGGAACGTCAAATTGGCGAAGAGAAGGCTGATGGCACTGGCGTTGAGAAGCCAGGTGACTACTGGGTTGATGAGAAGTCTCAACAGGTTTATTTGACTGAGCAAGGTCATGATAAGGCTGAGGCTGTATTGGTACAGTTGGGCGCACTCAATGATGGCGACTCGCTTTATGCGCCACAAAATATCACCTTGATGCATCACGTATATGCAGCTCTGCGTGCACATTCTCTTTATCACCGTGACCAGCATTACGTTGTACAGAATGGCGAAGTCATCATCGTGGATGAATTTACTGGCCGTTTAATGCAAGGCCGCCGCTGGTCTGATGGGCTGCATCAGGCAGTTGAAGCTAAAGAGAAGGTGCAGATTCAGAATGAGAATCAAACTTTAGCTACGATTACTTTCCAGAACTATTTCCGCATGTACGGTAAGTTGGCCGGTATGACTGGTACTGCTGATACTGAGGCATATGAATTTAAGGAGATCTACAACTTAGAAACAGTTGTAATTCCTCCAAATCGCATTAGCCAAAGAAAAGATAAGCAAGATCAGATCTACAAGTCTTCTCGTGAGCGCTATGATGCGGTCATTAAAGATATTCAAGATTGTTATGAGCGTGGCCAGCCCGTATTGGTCGGCACCACTTCAATTGAGAACTCCGAGTTAATTGCGCAACTGTTAGATCAGCGTAAGTTGCCACACCAAGTTTTGAATGCAAAACAGCATGCTCGCGAAGCTGAAATTATTGCCCAAGCTGGCCGTCCAAAAATGATCACGATCGCTACCAATATGGCGGGTCGGGGTACCGATATTGTCTTGGGTGGCAATGTGGGCAAGCAATCCTCTTTGATTGAAGCAGATAGTTCGCTTTCTGATGCGGAAAAAGCAGCCAAAATTAAGCAGTTGCAGGATGAGTGGCAGGGCATTCATGATCAAGTTCTAGCAGCGGGCGGTTTGCATATCATCGGCACAGAACGCCACGAGAGCCGTCGTATCGATAACCAGCTCAGAGGTCGCTCTGGTCGTCAGGGCGATCCGGGATCCTCTCGTTTCTACCTTTCTTTGGATGATGCGCTTCTGCGTATTTTTGCGGGCGATCGTTTGCGTGCCGTTATGGATCGCCTCAAGATGCCAGACGGTGAGCCGATTGAAGCTGGCATGGTGACTCGTTCGATCGAGTCTGCGCAGCGCAAGGTTGAAGGCCGTAACTTTGATATTCGCAAGCAATTGCTGGAGTATGACAACGTTGCTAATGACCAGCGTAAAGAAACCTATCGTCTCAGAAATGAAGTGCTGGAGAGTGCTGATATTGGGGACTTAATTGCCAATTTGCGCGAAGACGTTTTGCGCTCTGTTTGCTCAGTCTATGTTCCCTTGGAGTCTATGGAGGAGCAGTGGGACTTAGCCGGTTTAGAAAATGTACTTGCTAGCGAGTGGGGGCTTGTAATTGACCTAAGAAAATGGGTTGAGAATGCTCAGACTGTTGACGACGGAGAAATCGTTGAGCGTGTATTGCAGGCGGCAAAAGATGCCTATGATGCCAAGGTTGAGCTCTCTGGTCGCGAATCCTTTGCTAGTTTTGAGCGCTCAGTTCTCCTGTATAGCTTAGATAGTCATTGGCGTGAGCATTTAGCGGCCTTGGATCATTTGCGTCAAGGTATTCATTTGCGCGGATATGCGCAAAAAGATCCTAAGCAAGAGTATCGTCGTGAGGCATTCGAGCTTTATGGTGAATTGCTAAACGTCATTAAAAATGATGTTGTGAAAAGCATCATGACAGTCCAGATTCGAAGTGCAAGCGAGTTGGATCAAGCTTCTGAATCGATGAACGATGATTTGGCTAAGCTTTCTGAGGTTCAATATCAGCATGCTGATCCAGAGAGAGAAGTAGCTGGATCAACGGGTGATCGTGGTGCTGCGATTGATATTCAGCCGGCTCCTCTGCGCACAGGCCCAAAGGTTGGTCGTAATGATCCTTGTACTTGCGGCAGTGGTAAGAAGTATAAGAATTGTTGCGGTGCGTTATCGTAG
- a CDS encoding 4Fe-4S dicluster domain-containing protein, with protein sequence MQKSLHINADKCTGCLQCEMACSYENYGVFNTSKSRIKVFEFHLTGKKVPYTCTQCAEAWCLQACPVDAIRVDLVTGAKVVSEDTCVGCKVCTISCPFGTINYVQETGKVQKCDLCGGDPACATACPTQAITYVDADWTGLDKMREWADKLGNQSGAN encoded by the coding sequence ATGCAAAAGTCCCTGCACATTAACGCAGACAAATGTACTGGATGTCTTCAGTGTGAAATGGCCTGTAGTTATGAGAACTACGGTGTTTTTAATACCTCTAAGTCAAGAATTAAGGTATTTGAGTTTCATTTGACTGGAAAAAAGGTTCCCTATACCTGTACTCAGTGTGCTGAAGCATGGTGTCTTCAAGCATGTCCAGTAGATGCGATTCGAGTAGATTTAGTTACTGGCGCCAAGGTGGTTTCAGAAGATACCTGTGTTGGATGCAAGGTCTGCACCATTTCCTGTCCTTTTGGAACTATTAATTATGTTCAAGAGACTGGCAAGGTGCAAAAGTGTGATTTATGTGGAGGTGATCCTGCTTGCGCTACAGCATGTCCAACGCAAGCGATTACCTATGTAGATGCAGATTGGACTGGTCTAGACAAGATGCGCGAATGGGCAGATAAGCTCGGCAATCAATCTGGCGCAAACTAA